Proteins encoded together in one Candidatus Bathyarchaeota archaeon window:
- the rfbB gene encoding dTDP-glucose 4,6-dehydratase — MRVLVTGGAGFIGSNFTRHMLSNHEDIEIVNFDLLTYAGRLENLQDVKDDSRYRFIHGDIRDRKAVEPLVKEKFDLIINFAAETHVDRSVAEAGSFVLTDAYGTYILLDAARRFEVKRFVQISTDEVYGSIKNGSFKETDILDPSSPYSASKASGDHIALAFHKTYGLPVIVTRSSNNYGPFQYPEKLIPKLILRALHNQPLPIYGDGRQVRDWLYVTDNCAAIDLVAQKGKDGEIYNIASSEELMNIEIVMKILRMLNRSEGLIKHVPDRPGHDRRYSLNITKIGALGWKATFAFSRGLEKTLDWYKSNKWWWNPLLGDRFFKADTPWKSPRAEFRVSS; from the coding sequence ATGAGAGTCTTAGTTACAGGCGGAGCAGGCTTCATCGGCAGCAACTTCACAAGACACATGTTATCAAACCATGAAGACATAGAAATCGTCAATTTTGACCTGCTTACCTACGCGGGTAGACTTGAAAATTTGCAAGATGTAAAAGACGATTCACGTTACAGATTCATTCACGGAGATATTCGAGACAGAAAAGCAGTAGAGCCCTTAGTGAAAGAGAAATTTGACTTGATAATAAATTTCGCGGCTGAAACCCACGTTGATAGAAGTGTTGCAGAGGCAGGTTCCTTTGTTTTGACTGACGCATACGGAACTTACATCCTCCTAGACGCCGCAAGAAGATTCGAAGTCAAAAGATTTGTGCAAATTTCCACCGACGAAGTCTACGGCAGCATAAAGAACGGATCTTTCAAAGAAACAGACATTCTAGACCCATCCAGTCCCTACTCTGCAAGCAAAGCCTCAGGCGATCACATTGCCTTGGCCTTCCATAAAACATACGGACTCCCAGTGATTGTCACCCGCAGCTCCAACAATTACGGACCATTCCAATACCCCGAAAAACTAATCCCCAAGCTAATACTGCGCGCCCTCCACAACCAACCTCTACCCATCTATGGTGACGGGAGACAGGTAAGAGATTGGCTTTATGTCACAGACAACTGCGCGGCTATAGATTTAGTGGCTCAAAAAGGAAAAGATGGAGAAATATACAACATCGCTTCGAGCGAGGAACTCATGAACATTGAAATCGTAATGAAGATTTTGAGAATGTTGAATAGATCAGAGGGCTTAATAAAACACGTACCCGACAGACCAGGTCATGATCGTAGATATTCACTTAATATTACTAAAATAGGAGCTCTTGGCTGGAAAGCAACGTTCGCATTCTCTAGAGGTCTAGAAAAAACGCTTGATTGGTATAAAAGTAACAAATGGTGGTGGAATCCTCTTTTAGGAGATAGATTTTTCAAAGCTGATACACCATGGAAGTCTCCACGCGCTGAGTTCCGCGTCAGCTCATGA
- a CDS encoding dTDP-4-dehydrorhamnose 3,5-epimerase family protein yields MIEGVVTRQLRLIADERGWLMEVLRSDWELFEKFAQAYVTAAYPEVVKAWHMHKKQTDNIACVKGMVKLVLCDGRKNSKTKGEINEFVIGEKNPLLVKIPPQVWHGFKAIGEETALVMNVPTNLYNYKKPDEHRLPPDTEKIPYDWKLAPWLKHG; encoded by the coding sequence TTGATTGAAGGAGTAGTTACAAGGCAACTGAGGCTAATTGCAGATGAAAGAGGCTGGTTAATGGAGGTCCTCAGAAGCGACTGGGAATTATTCGAAAAATTCGCCCAAGCCTACGTCACCGCAGCCTATCCAGAAGTGGTGAAGGCTTGGCACATGCATAAAAAACAAACAGACAACATAGCCTGCGTAAAAGGAATGGTTAAACTCGTTCTATGCGATGGCAGAAAAAATTCGAAAACCAAAGGAGAAATCAACGAGTTCGTCATCGGCGAAAAAAACCCTCTACTCGTTAAGATACCGCCCCAAGTCTGGCATGGATTCAAAGCAATAGGCGAAGAAACCGCCCTCGTCATGAATGTACCCACTAATCTATACAACTACAAGAAACCAGACGAACACCGATTACCCCCAGACACCGAGAAGATTCCTTATGACTGGAAACTTGCACCATGGCTAAAACACGGGTGA
- a CDS encoding glucose-1-phosphate thymidylyltransferase: MGKDKIKGIILHGGHGTRLRPLTHTGPKQLIPVANKPMSQYVLEDLRDSGVGEIAIVVGDILPEKVENYYRDGREFGVKTTYIHQKKPGGIAQAVSLTEDFVGDSPFIVYLGDNLLKGKIAEYTKEFRNSNYDAMILLCEVENPRQFGVAEFDKNEKLVKLIEKPKKPPSNYALTGIYFLTPVIFKMIKGLKSSWRGELEITEALQGLLDAGYRVGYKFVTGWWKDTGTVEDILEANQLVLDDLEKKIDGIVEEKSSIQGRVSIGKETVVKRGALVRGPAIIGKNAIIGEHVYIGPYTSIGNNVKIERGEIENSIVMDDCYVEIEGKITDSLVGAGTTLTTNQKSPKGYRLVVGEYSRIVL; encoded by the coding sequence TTGGGCAAAGACAAAATAAAAGGGATTATCTTGCATGGGGGTCACGGGACAAGACTTAGACCGCTAACCCATACAGGTCCAAAACAGCTAATCCCTGTGGCGAACAAGCCAATGTCACAATATGTTTTAGAAGACTTGAGAGATTCGGGTGTAGGCGAGATTGCGATTGTAGTTGGAGACATTTTGCCAGAAAAAGTCGAAAACTACTACAGGGACGGCAGAGAGTTCGGCGTAAAAACAACCTACATTCACCAAAAAAAACCTGGTGGAATAGCTCAAGCAGTCAGCCTCACAGAAGACTTTGTTGGCGATAGCCCTTTCATCGTGTATCTTGGCGACAACTTGTTGAAAGGTAAGATTGCAGAGTATACGAAAGAATTTAGGAATTCAAACTACGATGCAATGATTCTTCTGTGTGAAGTCGAGAACCCTCGGCAGTTCGGGGTAGCTGAATTTGACAAAAATGAAAAACTGGTTAAGCTAATTGAAAAACCGAAAAAACCACCAAGCAACTACGCTCTCACTGGAATATACTTTCTCACGCCCGTAATTTTCAAAATGATAAAGGGTTTGAAGTCTTCTTGGAGGGGAGAACTAGAAATCACCGAGGCACTACAAGGCTTACTAGATGCAGGATACAGAGTTGGCTACAAGTTTGTAACAGGATGGTGGAAGGACACTGGAACGGTGGAAGACATACTGGAAGCAAATCAACTGGTCCTTGACGACCTTGAAAAGAAAATAGATGGCATCGTTGAAGAAAAATCCTCCATCCAAGGGAGAGTATCCATAGGAAAAGAGACAGTCGTCAAGCGTGGCGCTTTAGTGAGGGGGCCTGCTATAATCGGCAAAAACGCAATCATAGGAGAACATGTCTACATAGGTCCTTACACAAGCATAGGAAACAACGTAAAAATCGAAAGAGGAGAAATAGAAAACTCGATCGTCATGGATGACTGCTACGTGGAAATTGAAGGCAAAATAACCGACAGCCTCGTAGGAGCTGGGACAACGTTAACTACAAATCAGAAAAGCCCAAAAGGCTATAGACTTGTTGTAGGTGAATATTCAAGAATAGTTTTGTGA
- the rfbD gene encoding dTDP-4-dehydrorhamnose reductase: MKDREWRILVTGAGGLLGSKIVDKAEKKYAVYPTHATRPLFPNSLKMNITDEDEVRRVFGKVKPDIVIHTAAETNVDKCESNKDHAFRVNAEGTKIVAETCKEVDARSVYVSTDYVFDGEKGLYVEEDEPNPVNYYGLTKLMGEKYVAELCESFVIVRTSVLYGVHPEKPNFAKWVIATLTEGKPLTVVEDHYNSPTLAENLADVILEIIDKKLEGVYHTAGSERISRYEFALEIAETFNFDAGFIQPIKMSELKAWVAKRPKDSSLCVDKVRKKIDMELLGVAQGLKEMKRNWAKTK, encoded by the coding sequence ATGAAGGATAGAGAATGGAGGATTCTAGTCACAGGTGCAGGTGGGCTTTTGGGAAGCAAGATCGTTGATAAAGCAGAGAAAAAATATGCAGTCTATCCGACGCATGCAACGCGTCCACTTTTCCCGAATTCGTTGAAGATGAACATTACAGACGAAGATGAAGTGCGACGTGTTTTTGGCAAAGTTAAGCCAGACATCGTAATCCACACAGCCGCGGAGACAAACGTTGACAAATGCGAGAGCAACAAGGATCACGCGTTTAGGGTGAATGCTGAAGGGACAAAGATTGTGGCGGAGACATGCAAGGAAGTGGATGCTAGAAGCGTTTATGTTTCAACCGATTACGTGTTTGATGGTGAAAAAGGGCTATACGTTGAAGAGGATGAGCCGAACCCCGTTAACTATTATGGCTTGACGAAGTTAATGGGAGAAAAATATGTTGCAGAGCTTTGCGAAAGTTTTGTTATTGTAAGAACAAGCGTCTTGTATGGTGTGCATCCAGAGAAACCGAATTTCGCAAAGTGGGTGATAGCAACTTTGACGGAAGGAAAACCACTTACAGTCGTGGAAGACCATTATAATTCTCCAACTCTTGCTGAAAACTTGGCTGATGTTATTCTTGAAATAATCGATAAAAAACTGGAGGGTGTATATCACACTGCTGGAAGTGAGCGTATAAGCCGATATGAATTTGCCTTAGAGATTGCTGAAACCTTTAACTTCGATGCGGGTTTTATACAACCAATTAAGATGAGTGAATTGAAAGCTTGGGTAGCGAAGAGACCGAAAGACTCATCATTATGTGTAGATAAAGTCAGAAAAAAGATAGATATGGAGCTTTTAGGGGTTGCGCAGGGTTTGAAGGAGATGAAAAGAAATTGGGCAAAGACAAAATAA